In Bacillus sp. DX3.1, the following proteins share a genomic window:
- a CDS encoding DUF951 domain-containing protein — protein MEQKQYNLYDVVEMKKAHPCGENRWKIIRMGMDIRIKCEGCDHSVMIPRREFDRKVKKVLVKHEE, from the coding sequence GTGGAACAAAAGCAATATAACTTGTACGATGTTGTGGAAATGAAGAAAGCCCATCCATGTGGTGAAAATCGCTGGAAAATTATTCGTATGGGAATGGATATCCGCATTAAGTGCGAGGGATGTGATCATTCGGTAATGATTCCTCGAAGAGAGTTTGATCGTAAGGTAAAAAAAGTGCTTGTAAAGCACGAAGAATAA
- the ssb gene encoding single-stranded DNA-binding protein, which produces MMNRVILVGRLTKDPDLRYTPNGVAVATFTLAVNRAFTNQQGEREADFINCVIWRKQAENVANYLKKGSLAGVDGRLQTRNYDGQDGKRVYVTEVLAENVQFLEPRNSGGEQRGSFNQQPSGAGYGNQGSNPFGGQSGNPGNSGNSGFTKNDDPFSNVGQPIDISDDDLPF; this is translated from the coding sequence TTGATGAATCGTGTTATACTCGTTGGTCGTTTAACTAAGGACCCTGACTTACGTTACACGCCAAATGGTGTTGCAGTAGCTACTTTCACGTTAGCTGTGAATCGCGCATTTACGAATCAGCAAGGTGAGCGTGAAGCTGACTTTATTAACTGTGTAATATGGCGTAAACAAGCAGAAAACGTGGCGAATTATTTGAAAAAGGGTAGTTTAGCGGGCGTAGATGGACGTCTTCAAACTCGTAATTACGATGGACAAGATGGTAAACGTGTATATGTAACAGAAGTTCTTGCGGAGAACGTACAGTTTTTAGAGCCGCGTAATAGCGGTGGTGAGCAACGCGGTTCATTCAATCAGCAGCCCTCAGGAGCTGGTTACGGAAATCAAGGCTCTAACCCATTTGGTGGTCAATCTGGTAATCCGGGTAACTCAGGTAACTCTGGATTTACGAAGAATGACGATCCATTTTCAAATGTAGGTCAACCGATCGATATTTCGGACGACGATTTACCATTTTAA
- a CDS encoding DHH family phosphoesterase — translation MPEFYKKQRFLYPVYVLAFFVFVLITILGYFHWIMGMTAFFIFCIVLFFVIRFEIAFQRSFEKYTTDMITRVKKVSNEAFNQMPIGILLYNKDYGIDWANPYLSSCLGQHSLAGWHLYDVSETLLLFSKGETADDIVSLNNRKFRVFVRKEEKLIYFFDVTEQTEIEKMYEDQRTVLAVIYLDNYDEVTQGLDDQLRTNITSLVTSRLNEWALKYGAYLKRASSERFFAVLNESILAQMEKSKFDILDQVREETSKRNISLTLSVGVGSGDLSLSELGAMAQSGLDLALGRGGDQVAIKQATGKVKFYGGKTNPVEKRTRVRARVISHALKDLVLESSNVIIMGHRAPDMDAIGAAIGILKVAQLNEREGYIVLDENDSDKGIKRLMDKVKRNDDLWSHFITPEQAMEFANDDSLLVVVDTHKPSMVMEEKLLHKIENVVVIDHHRRGEEFVEDPLLVYMEPYASSTAELVTELLEYQPKRLKMTMLEATALLAGIIVDTKSFTFRTGARTFDAASYLRSHGADTVLVQELLKEDMEHYLQVAKTIQNAYIYKKGIAIAKVNGDEYYDQVLIAQSADTLLTMTGVIASFVIAKRGESFIGISGRSLGEVNVQLIMENLGGGGHLTNAATQMKNVTVDEAEEKLQFVIEDYLQGGTQS, via the coding sequence ATGCCTGAATTTTATAAGAAACAGCGGTTTTTATATCCTGTTTATGTATTGGCATTTTTTGTGTTTGTGCTCATTACCATTCTCGGTTATTTTCACTGGATTATGGGGATGACCGCTTTTTTTATTTTTTGTATTGTCCTCTTTTTCGTTATTAGATTCGAGATTGCGTTTCAAAGGAGTTTCGAAAAGTATACAACGGATATGATTACAAGAGTAAAGAAAGTGAGTAACGAAGCGTTTAATCAAATGCCAATTGGTATTTTGTTATACAATAAGGATTATGGAATCGACTGGGCAAATCCTTATTTGTCTTCCTGTTTAGGACAGCATTCTTTGGCTGGTTGGCATTTGTACGATGTGTCAGAAACGCTCCTTCTCTTTAGTAAAGGGGAAACAGCGGACGATATCGTCTCTTTAAATAATCGTAAATTTCGTGTGTTTGTAAGGAAAGAAGAAAAGCTGATTTATTTCTTCGATGTAACAGAACAAACTGAAATTGAAAAAATGTATGAGGATCAACGAACAGTGTTGGCAGTTATTTATTTGGATAACTATGATGAAGTGACACAAGGACTAGATGATCAATTGCGTACCAATATAACGAGTCTTGTTACATCTCGTTTAAATGAATGGGCTTTAAAGTATGGTGCATATTTAAAACGCGCCTCGTCTGAACGTTTTTTCGCTGTGTTAAATGAAAGTATTTTAGCACAAATGGAGAAAAGTAAGTTTGATATTTTAGACCAAGTGCGTGAAGAAACATCAAAACGAAACATTTCACTTACATTAAGTGTTGGTGTTGGATCGGGTGATTTATCTTTATCGGAACTTGGAGCGATGGCGCAGTCTGGCTTAGATCTTGCATTAGGAAGAGGTGGAGACCAGGTTGCGATCAAACAGGCGACTGGCAAAGTGAAATTTTACGGTGGTAAGACGAACCCTGTTGAAAAACGCACACGTGTACGTGCACGCGTCATATCCCACGCTTTAAAAGATTTAGTATTAGAGAGCAGTAATGTCATTATAATGGGTCACCGTGCTCCTGATATGGACGCTATTGGAGCGGCAATTGGTATTTTAAAGGTAGCGCAGCTAAATGAGCGTGAAGGATACATTGTGTTAGATGAGAATGACTCCGATAAAGGAATTAAACGTTTAATGGATAAAGTGAAGCGGAATGATGATTTATGGTCTCACTTTATTACACCAGAACAGGCTATGGAATTTGCAAATGACGATTCATTGCTCGTCGTGGTAGATACGCATAAGCCTTCGATGGTGATGGAAGAGAAGCTTCTACATAAGATTGAAAATGTAGTTGTCATTGACCATCATCGCCGGGGTGAGGAGTTTGTTGAGGATCCTCTTCTTGTGTATATGGAGCCATATGCGTCTTCAACAGCAGAATTAGTAACAGAGCTCCTTGAATACCAGCCAAAACGTTTAAAAATGACAATGCTAGAAGCCACTGCTTTGCTGGCTGGTATTATTGTGGATACGAAGAGTTTTACGTTCCGGACGGGTGCTCGTACATTTGATGCAGCTTCCTATCTACGCTCGCATGGGGCGGATACAGTTCTTGTACAGGAACTGTTAAAAGAAGATATGGAACATTATTTACAAGTTGCAAAAACAATTCAAAATGCTTACATTTATAAAAAAGGAATTGCAATCGCCAAAGTAAATGGTGATGAATATTACGATCAAGTATTAATTGCACAATCAGCTGATACGTTGCTGACTATGACAGGAGTAATTGCTTCTTTTGTCATTGCAAAACGTGGGGAAAGCTTCATCGGAATTAGTGGTCGTTCTTTAGGAGAAGTGAATGTGCAGCTAATTATGGAAAACTTAGGAGGTGGCGGGCATTTGACGAATGCTGCCACACAAATGAAAAATGTAACCGTAGATGAAGCAGAAGAAAAACTTCAATTTGTTATTGAGGATTATTTACAGGGAGGCACACAATCATGA
- a CDS encoding YybS family protein, producing the protein MKQTRLITDGAVLLAIYAVLLLVSRYIPIVGTVVMFALPIPFLIFMIRYPFRSACMLFGAALLVTVIVSSPLSIVNTFMSGIIGISLGYMYKKQKSPAGILLVGTLVYLINFVLIYVVSVKFFNIDFIKQMQDTFRQAMEQSEKMMKVVGAPVNPEQKEMFEQLGDTLRILLPSLLVMVSFIYSWITVLMAGNVLRRLKCKVQPWPQFRDMQLPKSIVWYYVLFILLSTFMKVESDSYANMAFSNLYAIFSLLLFFQGFSFISFFTHVKGYTKAIPIFIFVIGMFVPMLFPLVIILGIIDLGFALRSKIQSK; encoded by the coding sequence ATGAAACAGACACGACTTATTACAGATGGCGCAGTTTTATTAGCTATATACGCAGTTTTATTATTAGTGTCTCGGTATATACCTATTGTTGGTACTGTTGTCATGTTTGCACTTCCAATACCATTTCTTATTTTTATGATAAGATACCCATTTCGTAGCGCTTGTATGCTTTTTGGGGCAGCCCTGTTAGTTACGGTTATCGTTAGTTCACCACTCAGTATTGTAAATACATTTATGTCTGGCATAATTGGTATTTCTTTAGGATATATGTATAAAAAGCAAAAAAGTCCGGCGGGAATATTATTAGTAGGGACACTTGTATATCTTATTAATTTTGTATTAATTTATGTTGTAAGTGTAAAATTCTTCAACATAGATTTCATTAAACAAATGCAAGATACGTTCAGACAAGCAATGGAGCAAAGTGAAAAAATGATGAAGGTGGTAGGTGCGCCGGTAAATCCGGAACAAAAAGAAATGTTTGAACAACTGGGTGATACACTTCGAATCCTTTTGCCGAGTTTACTTGTAATGGTTTCTTTCATTTATTCCTGGATTACAGTTTTAATGGCAGGGAATGTTTTAAGAAGATTAAAATGCAAGGTGCAGCCATGGCCTCAATTTCGAGATATGCAATTACCAAAAAGCATTGTTTGGTATTACGTTTTGTTTATTTTACTTTCGACATTTATGAAAGTAGAATCAGACTCATATGCAAATATGGCATTCTCTAATTTATATGCAATTTTTTCATTATTGCTGTTCTTTCAAGGGTTTTCGTTTATTTCCTTCTTTACGCATGTGAAAGGATATACGAAAGCTATTCCCATTTTCATCTTTGTTATAGGGATGTTTGTTCCTATGCTGTTTCCTCTTGTGATAATCTTAGGTATAATTGATTTAGGCTTTGCATTGCGTTCTAAAATACAATCAAAATAA
- the ychF gene encoding redox-regulated ATPase YchF, with product MGLTAGIVGLPNVGKSTLFNAITQAGAESANYPFCTIDPNVGIVEVPDDRLDKLTELVEPKKTVPTVFEFTDIAGIVKGASKGEGLGNKFLSHIRQVDAICQVVRCFEDENITHVSGKVDPIDDIETINLELILADLESVDKRIDRVAKLARQKDKEAVYEHEILVRLKEAFEEGKPARTVEFTDEQMKLVKGLHLLTTKEMLYVANVSEDDIMDPSENEYVKIVKEFAAKENSQVIVVCAKIESEIAELDDEEKKVFLEELGIEESGLDQLIRAAYDLLGLATYFTAGVQEVRAWTFKQGMKAPQCAGVIHTDFERGFIRAETVSFNDLMENGSMTAAKEAGKVRLEGKEYIVKDGDVMHFRFNV from the coding sequence ATGGGATTAACGGCTGGGATTGTTGGCTTACCAAACGTAGGTAAATCGACATTATTTAATGCAATTACACAAGCGGGAGCAGAATCTGCAAATTATCCATTCTGTACAATCGATCCGAACGTAGGGATTGTAGAAGTACCAGATGATCGCTTAGATAAATTAACGGAACTTGTTGAACCTAAGAAAACCGTTCCAACTGTATTTGAATTTACTGATATTGCAGGTATCGTAAAAGGTGCAAGTAAAGGTGAAGGATTAGGAAATAAGTTCTTATCTCATATTCGCCAAGTAGATGCAATTTGCCAAGTAGTTCGCTGCTTTGAAGATGAAAATATTACACATGTTTCAGGAAAAGTAGATCCAATTGATGATATTGAAACGATTAATTTAGAATTAATCTTAGCGGATTTAGAATCTGTTGATAAACGTATCGATCGTGTAGCAAAATTAGCGAGACAAAAAGATAAAGAAGCAGTATATGAGCATGAAATTTTAGTTCGTTTAAAAGAAGCGTTTGAAGAAGGAAAGCCAGCTCGTACAGTTGAGTTTACAGATGAGCAGATGAAACTTGTAAAAGGTCTTCATTTACTTACAACGAAAGAAATGCTTTATGTGGCAAACGTTAGTGAAGATGACATCATGGATCCATCTGAAAACGAATACGTAAAAATCGTAAAAGAATTTGCTGCAAAAGAAAATTCACAAGTAATTGTTGTATGTGCAAAAATCGAATCAGAAATTGCTGAGCTAGATGACGAAGAGAAAAAAGTATTTCTTGAAGAATTAGGTATTGAAGAGTCAGGTTTAGATCAGTTAATTCGTGCTGCATACGATTTATTAGGTCTTGCTACTTATTTCACAGCGGGTGTACAAGAAGTACGCGCATGGACATTTAAGCAAGGCATGAAAGCACCGCAATGTGCAGGTGTTATTCACACAGACTTCGAGCGTGGATTTATTCGTGCTGAAACTGTTTCATTCAATGATTTAATGGAGAACGGCTCTATGACAGCTGCTAAAGAAGCTGGGAAAGTACGCCTAGAAGGAAAAGAATATATTGTAAAAGACGGAGATGTTATGCACTTCCGCTTTAACGTGTAA
- the rpsF gene encoding 30S ribosomal protein S6 encodes MKKYEIMYIVRPNMEEEAQKALVERFAGVLTENGAEIINTKDWGKRRLAYEINDLRDGFYMIVNVNSNAEAVKEFDRLAKISEDIIRHIVVKIEE; translated from the coding sequence ATGAAAAAGTACGAAATTATGTACATCGTCCGTCCAAACATGGAGGAAGAAGCTCAAAAAGCTTTAGTTGAACGTTTTGCAGGAGTTTTAACTGAAAACGGTGCAGAAATCATTAACACGAAAGACTGGGGTAAGCGTCGTTTAGCTTACGAAATCAACGACTTACGTGATGGTTTCTACATGATCGTAAACGTAAATTCTAACGCAGAAGCGGTTAAAGAATTCGATCGTTTAGCGAAGATCAGTGAAGATATCATTCGTCATATCGTTGTTAAAATCGAAGAATAA
- the rpsR gene encoding 30S ribosomal protein S18 → MAGGRKGGRAKRRKVCFFTSNGITRIDYKDVDLLKRFVSERGKILPRRVTGTSAKYQRKLTVAIKRARQMALLPYVGE, encoded by the coding sequence ATGGCAGGAGGACGCAAAGGTGGACGTGCGAAACGCCGTAAGGTGTGTTTCTTCACATCTAACGGTATCACTCGCATCGACTATAAAGATGTAGATTTACTAAAACGCTTTGTTTCTGAACGTGGTAAAATTTTACCTCGTCGTGTAACAGGAACTAGCGCGAAATATCAACGTAAATTAACAGTTGCAATTAAACGTGCTCGTCAAATGGCACTTTTACCATATGTTGGTGAATAA